In Streptomyces sp. HUAS ZL42, the DNA window TGGTCGGAGTCTTGCAGAGCTCGATGGCATGACGCTTGATCCCATGGGTGCTGAACCATCCGCTCACGCATCGCTCACGCATTCGGCTTGCCTGGCCGGGACCCCGGAGGCGACTTCCGAGGCAGCGGCCCACTCGCCATGGGCGGCCGACCGCGAACTCGGTCGGGGACGAGAAGCAGATCGAGAACCAGGTCGAGCGCTGCCTCCTCGGGATCGTCGGCCGCCTGATCATGAGGGCCGAGGCTCAGTCGTCGTAGCACTCGGTGACGACGAACCGCGTCCCCTCGAGCAGCCCTCCGACACGCGTCTCGGCCCACTTGTCAAGCAAGTCCGCCTGACTTTCGACCCGAGTCAACAGATCGGCGATCTCATCAGCGCCCGGCGACGTGGGGAGTGGACTCGCAGCCGTCGCCGGTGCCGCAGTCCTCGGTCACCGACACCGGCAAGTCCGTGATCGCGATGGTGAGCTGCCGGTCGTCGCCGGTGATCGGCGCCGTCACGGTCGTCGCGGTTGCCATTCCAACACCTCCGAGGGGTGGGCGGGGCCGCCCCTCGGAAAGCGGATGATGGAGCGCGGGCCCCCGCAGCCAGCTCTACGGCTTGTGTGCAGCAGAGTGCGCGGAGACCGCGTTCGGGCGCAGAAGGCCATTGTCTCCGCGTGGGCTGGTGGCCCGTGTCTCCGCGTGGGCTGGTGGCCCGCCCTCTGCAGGGACTTTGCGGCTGGGGGGCCGTTGAAGGGGAGCGCGGTCACTACCCGAGAGCTGCGGGCTGTCGGTCGGGGCTCTCACCCGACAGAGCAGGCCATCTGCCCTCTTCGAGACCGACAACGACCCGTTGTCCCGGGAAGAGATCGAAGCGGCCCGCGCCGTACTGCGCCATGATCAGCACGACTCGAGCGGTGCCGCAGTCTGATGCCCGGCACGCTCCTCCTCGACAGCGAGGGCCTGTCCAAGCTCTACCTCAAGGACCGCACCGTCCTGGCTCTCGTCCAAGCAGCCTCGGAAGAAGGCACCCGAGTGGCCACGACCGCCATGACCACGCTTGAGGCGGACTACGAGCGCATCCACCCCGCCCGCATCCGGTGGGTACTCTCCCGGATCGAAGTCCATGACGTCACCAAGAGCGTCACCGACCAAGCAGCAGCACTGTTGCGCAACCACCACCTCAGCGGCCACAAGTACGCCATCGACGCCGTCCTTGCAGCCATTGCACGCTTGGCGCCAAGACCAGTCGTCGTCCTCACCTCCGACCCTGAGGACATCAGTCTGCTCTGTGGACCCGCCGTCGAGGTCATCAAAGCCTGACGCGTGCAGATCGCGGGCACACCCGCTCACGCATGACACCGTGCAAGCCCTCGACCGCGCACGGCAATCAGCCAACGGAACGCAAAAAGCCCAGGTCACAAGCCATGGGACCTGGGCTTCTCAGAGCCGCCTTCGGGATTCGAACCCAAGACCTACGCATCACGAGACCATGAGCGATCATGTTGTCTGCTGACGCGTCATGCCGCCCAATGACGTTTCTCCTGATCAGGACACATGCAGCAGGCCGATCCACGCCATCCCGTGATGCACTGTCCACAGGCGTCTGTCCACCGGCTGTCCACCGGTAGGACCACTTGACCAGGCCCCTCTCGCCGTCCCATCGCTTCTGGCGAGACCCCTGGCAGGGGCGGAACCTGACGCAAGCCACGGCTGTCCATTTCAGACAAGGAGCCGCGCAGCACTTCACCACGAACGTCGCAGCCTCCACTCGCGACGAGATCTCCGACCGAAACGACATCTATTTTGGACAATAAGAGGTATCATTTCACTGACAGGGCTAGCAGCGGAGGAAGCACCCACATGGCCAGAACAGTCATCGACCTCGACGAAGACATGGTCACCGAGGCCATGCGCATCTTCGGCACCAAGACCAAGGCCAAAGCCGTCCGCCTCGCCATGGAAGACGCCGTCAAGAGGCACCTTCGTCAAGAGGGCTTCGACGCCATGGAGGCCGGCGAGCTCGACTTCAGCGAGATCGTCGAGAACACCGGGCCCCGCAACGCGGACGGCTCC includes these proteins:
- a CDS encoding DNA-binding protein gives rise to the protein MPGTLLLDSEGLSKLYLKDRTVLALVQAASEEGTRVATTAMTTLEADYERIHPARIRWVLSRIEVHDVTKSVTDQAAALLRNHHLSGHKYAIDAVLAAIARLAPRPVVVLTSDPEDISLLCGPAVEVIKA
- a CDS encoding type II toxin-antitoxin system VapB family antitoxin; translation: MARTVIDLDEDMVTEAMRIFGTKTKAKAVRLAMEDAVKRHLRQEGFDAMEAGELDFSEIVENTGPRNADGSLKRDGDRDGGRAA